The Oncorhynchus masou masou isolate Uvic2021 chromosome 6, UVic_Omas_1.1, whole genome shotgun sequence genome has a window encoding:
- the LOC135541363 gene encoding proto-oncogene tyrosine-protein kinase Src-like isoform X2, producing the protein MGAGKSKPKEPGQRSLSLDGTIGTGSDSGHHHHLNSTQQTQTPNRSPAVGGARHGHHPGNAPTNTPELALFGGVDHAGSITSPHRGPLAGGVTTFVALYDYESRTASDLTFKKGERLQIINNTEGDWWLARSLTTGESGYIPSNYVAPSDSIQAEEWYFGKITRRDSERLLLSLQNRRGTFLVRESETTKGAYCLSVLDYDNTKGLNVKHYKIRKLDSGGFYITSRTQFSSLQQLVYHYHKHADGLCHCLTEVCPMLKPQTQGLARDAWEISRESLHLDLKLGQGCFGEVWMGTWNGTTRVAIKTLKTGTMSPEAFLQEAQVMKKLRHEKLVQLYAVVSEEPIYIVTEYMSQGSLLDFLKGDTGKLLRLPQLVDMASQIAAGMAYVERMNYVHRDLRAANILVGDNLACKVADFGLARLIEDNEYTARQGAKFPIKWTAPEAALYGRFTIKSDVWSFGVLLTELATKGRVPYPGMVNREVLDQVERGYRMPCPAECPASMHELMLTCWRKDAEERPTFEYLQGFLEDYFTSTEPQYQPGENL; encoded by the exons ATGGGGGCGGGCAAGAGCAAGCCCAAGGAGCCAGGCCAGCGCTCACTGAGTCTCGATGGCACCATTGGCACGGGCTCGGACAGTgggcaccaccaccacctcaactCGACCCAGCAGACCCAGACCCCCAACAGGAGTCCCGCCGTAGGGGGCGCCAGACATGGCCACCACCCCGGGAATGCTCCCACCAACACCCCTGAGCTGGCGCTGTTCGGTGGAGTAGACCACGCGGGCAGTATCACCTCCCCTCACAGAGGACCACTGGCAG GAGGTGTCACTACATTTGTGGCACTCTATGACTATGAATCACGGACTGCCTCAGACCTGACCTTCAAGAAAGGCGAGCGGCTGCAGATCATCAACAACAC GGAAGGGGACTGGTGGCTGGCTCGGTCTCTGACTACCGGAGAAAGCGGTTACATCCCCAGCAACTATGTGGCCCCCTCTGACTCCATTCAAGCAGAAGA GTGGTATTTTGGGAAAATAACTCGGCGCGACTCAGAGAGGCTCCTTTTGAGTTTACAGAACCGACGAGGCACCTTCCTGGTCCGAGAGAGCGAGACCACCAAGG GAGCCTACTGCCTGTCTGTGTTGGACTACGACAACACCAAAGGTCTCAACGTCAAACATTACAAGATACGCAAGCTAGACAGCGGTGGTTTCTACATCACCTCACGCACCCAGTTCAGCAGCCTGCAGCAGCTGGTCTACCACTATCATA AGCATGCAGATGGACTGTGCCACTGTCTGACAGAGGTGTGTCCGATGCTGAAGCCTCAGACCCAGGGCCTGGCCCGCGACGCCTGGGAGATATCCCGGGAGTCCCTCCACCTCGACCTCAAACTGGGCCAGGGCTGCTTCGGAGAGGTCTGGatgg GGACATGGAATGGTACAACGCGGGTGGCCATCAAGACCCTGAAGACGGGTACCATGTCCCCAGAGGCCTTCCTCCAGGAAGCCCAGGTCATGAAGAAGCTGAGACACGAGAAACTGGTGCAGCTCTACGCCGTGGTGTCTGAGGAACCCATCTACATCGTCACCGAGTACATGAGCCAAG GTAGCCTGTTGGACTTCCTGAAAGGTGACACGGGCAAGCTGCTACGTCTACCCCAGTTAGTGGATATGGCATCTCAG attGCAGCAGGGATGGCATACGTAGAGAGAATGAACTACGTCCACAGAGACCTCAGGGCTGCCAACATCCTGGTCGGGGACAACCTGGCATGTAAAGTGGCCGACTTCGGTTTGGCCCGCCTCATAGAGGACAACGAGTACACTGCTAGACAGG GTGCCAAGTTCCCCATTAAGTGGACAGCGCCAGAGGCTGCACTCTACGGACGCTTCACCATCAAGTCAGATGTCTGGTCATTCGGGGTCCTGCTCACTGAACTGGCCACTAAAGGCAGAGTCCCATATCCAG GCATGGTGAACCGGGAGGTGTTGGATCAGGTGGAGCGTGGCTACCGGATGCCCTGCCCTGCTGAGTGCCCAGCCTCCATGCACGAGCTCATGCTCACCTGCTGGAGGAAGGACGCAGAGGAGCGGCCCACCTTCGAGTACCTGCAGGGCTTCCTGGAGGACTACTTCACctccactgagccccagtaccaGCCTGGGGAGAACCTATAA
- the LOC135541363 gene encoding proto-oncogene tyrosine-protein kinase Src-like isoform X1 codes for MGAGKSKPKEPGQRSLSLDGTIGTGSDSGHHHHLNSTQQTQTPNRSPAVGGARHGHHPGNAPTNTPELALFGGVDHAGSITSPHRGPLAGGVTTFVALYDYESRTASDLTFKKGERLQIINNTRKYSFREGDWWLARSLTTGESGYIPSNYVAPSDSIQAEEWYFGKITRRDSERLLLSLQNRRGTFLVRESETTKGAYCLSVLDYDNTKGLNVKHYKIRKLDSGGFYITSRTQFSSLQQLVYHYHKHADGLCHCLTEVCPMLKPQTQGLARDAWEISRESLHLDLKLGQGCFGEVWMGTWNGTTRVAIKTLKTGTMSPEAFLQEAQVMKKLRHEKLVQLYAVVSEEPIYIVTEYMSQGSLLDFLKGDTGKLLRLPQLVDMASQIAAGMAYVERMNYVHRDLRAANILVGDNLACKVADFGLARLIEDNEYTARQGAKFPIKWTAPEAALYGRFTIKSDVWSFGVLLTELATKGRVPYPGMVNREVLDQVERGYRMPCPAECPASMHELMLTCWRKDAEERPTFEYLQGFLEDYFTSTEPQYQPGENL; via the exons ATGGGGGCGGGCAAGAGCAAGCCCAAGGAGCCAGGCCAGCGCTCACTGAGTCTCGATGGCACCATTGGCACGGGCTCGGACAGTgggcaccaccaccacctcaactCGACCCAGCAGACCCAGACCCCCAACAGGAGTCCCGCCGTAGGGGGCGCCAGACATGGCCACCACCCCGGGAATGCTCCCACCAACACCCCTGAGCTGGCGCTGTTCGGTGGAGTAGACCACGCGGGCAGTATCACCTCCCCTCACAGAGGACCACTGGCAG GAGGTGTCACTACATTTGTGGCACTCTATGACTATGAATCACGGACTGCCTCAGACCTGACCTTCAAGAAAGGCGAGCGGCTGCAGATCATCAACAACAC GAGAAAGTACAGCTTCAG GGAAGGGGACTGGTGGCTGGCTCGGTCTCTGACTACCGGAGAAAGCGGTTACATCCCCAGCAACTATGTGGCCCCCTCTGACTCCATTCAAGCAGAAGA GTGGTATTTTGGGAAAATAACTCGGCGCGACTCAGAGAGGCTCCTTTTGAGTTTACAGAACCGACGAGGCACCTTCCTGGTCCGAGAGAGCGAGACCACCAAGG GAGCCTACTGCCTGTCTGTGTTGGACTACGACAACACCAAAGGTCTCAACGTCAAACATTACAAGATACGCAAGCTAGACAGCGGTGGTTTCTACATCACCTCACGCACCCAGTTCAGCAGCCTGCAGCAGCTGGTCTACCACTATCATA AGCATGCAGATGGACTGTGCCACTGTCTGACAGAGGTGTGTCCGATGCTGAAGCCTCAGACCCAGGGCCTGGCCCGCGACGCCTGGGAGATATCCCGGGAGTCCCTCCACCTCGACCTCAAACTGGGCCAGGGCTGCTTCGGAGAGGTCTGGatgg GGACATGGAATGGTACAACGCGGGTGGCCATCAAGACCCTGAAGACGGGTACCATGTCCCCAGAGGCCTTCCTCCAGGAAGCCCAGGTCATGAAGAAGCTGAGACACGAGAAACTGGTGCAGCTCTACGCCGTGGTGTCTGAGGAACCCATCTACATCGTCACCGAGTACATGAGCCAAG GTAGCCTGTTGGACTTCCTGAAAGGTGACACGGGCAAGCTGCTACGTCTACCCCAGTTAGTGGATATGGCATCTCAG attGCAGCAGGGATGGCATACGTAGAGAGAATGAACTACGTCCACAGAGACCTCAGGGCTGCCAACATCCTGGTCGGGGACAACCTGGCATGTAAAGTGGCCGACTTCGGTTTGGCCCGCCTCATAGAGGACAACGAGTACACTGCTAGACAGG GTGCCAAGTTCCCCATTAAGTGGACAGCGCCAGAGGCTGCACTCTACGGACGCTTCACCATCAAGTCAGATGTCTGGTCATTCGGGGTCCTGCTCACTGAACTGGCCACTAAAGGCAGAGTCCCATATCCAG GCATGGTGAACCGGGAGGTGTTGGATCAGGTGGAGCGTGGCTACCGGATGCCCTGCCCTGCTGAGTGCCCAGCCTCCATGCACGAGCTCATGCTCACCTGCTGGAGGAAGGACGCAGAGGAGCGGCCCACCTTCGAGTACCTGCAGGGCTTCCTGGAGGACTACTTCACctccactgagccccagtaccaGCCTGGGGAGAACCTATAA